Proteins found in one Seonamhaeicola sp. S2-3 genomic segment:
- a CDS encoding sensor histidine kinase — translation MSFSVSTEKKLKERIKELTCLYEVSSYISNCDLNYIKPTLVAIAKSLKKAIQFPKDATVSITANNFTVSDESIKKDVVYMICAIKSFNKNIGAIKVGYLKKHYTSKSFLNEEEQLLKKIALEIGGLFERKEILEKEALTRRQIERADRLSILGEITAGIAHELNTPLANILGYSELLKEQFTNNNKAINDLNKIITNAEFSSEVVKKLMFFSCEMPQQMAVTNITPIVKNAISLLKPNFTKKQIQCHLEIEKESICMRVDSIQLTQVLFNLVINAIYFSPVKGQIWVCVYEKNNDVVIEIRDEGPGIQKSQSNSIFNPFYTTKPLGEGSGLGLSVVHGIVKSHKGEIKHQPNSPKGTVFTVHFPKQ, via the coding sequence GTGTCATTTTCAGTTTCTACAGAGAAAAAATTAAAAGAGCGAATTAAGGAACTCACTTGTTTGTATGAGGTAAGTTCATACATTTCTAATTGTGATTTAAATTATATTAAACCTACTCTAGTAGCTATAGCCAAAAGCTTAAAAAAAGCAATACAGTTTCCAAAAGATGCCACCGTTTCTATTACAGCAAACAACTTTACCGTATCAGATGAATCCATTAAAAAGGATGTTGTTTACATGATTTGCGCCATAAAATCGTTTAACAAAAATATAGGCGCCATAAAAGTAGGGTATTTAAAAAAGCATTATACATCTAAAAGCTTTTTAAATGAAGAAGAGCAATTACTAAAAAAAATAGCTCTTGAAATAGGAGGCCTGTTTGAGCGTAAAGAAATACTAGAAAAGGAAGCTTTAACAAGACGTCAAATAGAACGTGCAGATAGATTGTCCATTTTAGGTGAAATTACTGCAGGAATAGCACATGAATTAAACACACCATTAGCAAATATTTTAGGGTATTCAGAATTATTAAAAGAACAATTTACCAATAATAATAAAGCAATTAATGATTTAAATAAAATTATTACCAACGCAGAATTCTCTAGCGAAGTTGTTAAAAAATTAATGTTTTTTTCTTGCGAAATGCCACAGCAAATGGCCGTTACAAATATTACCCCAATAGTAAAAAACGCCATAAGCTTATTAAAGCCTAATTTCACAAAAAAGCAAATACAGTGTCATTTAGAAATTGAAAAAGAGAGCATTTGTATGCGTGTTGATAGCATACAACTTACCCAAGTACTATTTAATTTGGTTATTAATGCCATATATTTTTCTCCAGTAAAAGGACAAATATGGGTTTGTGTTTACGAAAAAAACAACGATGTAGTAATAGAGATACGAGATGAAGGTCCAGGTATACAAAAAAGCCAAAGCAATTCTATATTTAATCCGTTTTATACTACCAAACCATTAGGAGAAGGTTCTGGTTTGGGCTTAAGTGTTGTTCATGGTATTGTAAAAAGCCATAAAGGGGAAATAAAGCATCAACCAAACTCACCAAAAGGTACTGTTTTTACAGTACATTTTCCTAAACAGTAA
- a CDS encoding sigma-54 dependent transcriptional regulator, giving the protein MSLNSENILIVDDDIHILELIQRHLQSLNYHVYKAISVKEALNILQGSDIDLLITDLNMPGVDGLELIKYTTEHFPDIPKLVVTGYPSVDGALEVMKTGAIDYLTKPFTKEALKGAVSKAFSQKPNRNTPKTNSNNSYGDIIGQSNAIKKVTEVIDRVKNNKATVFISGESGTGKELVARAIHYMGKYATAPFIAVNCGAIPENLLESELFGYVKGAFTGANESRRGYFQAANKGTIFLDEIGNASMATQLRLLRVLQEKEVTRVGAQKAEPIDVRVIAATNIDLKDLISKSKFREDLYYRLTVVEIPVPALRHRIEDLKLLIDKFLFKYGVEYKDRLVTISPEALSILERYRWPGNIRELENVIQRAVIMCDKQITVSDLPNHLKYTITFSEDQTELLPLKTIEKQYILKVLKATNNNKTKAAKILQIDRKTLSEKIK; this is encoded by the coding sequence ATGAGCTTAAACAGTGAAAATATTTTAATTGTAGATGATGATATTCATATTTTAGAACTCATCCAGCGCCATTTACAATCGCTTAATTACCATGTTTATAAAGCAATTTCTGTAAAAGAAGCCTTAAATATTTTACAAGGAAGTGATATAGATTTATTAATAACAGACTTAAACATGCCTGGTGTAGATGGTTTAGAGTTAATAAAATATACCACAGAACATTTTCCTGATATTCCAAAATTAGTAGTTACAGGTTACCCATCTGTTGATGGCGCCCTAGAAGTAATGAAAACGGGTGCTATAGATTACCTTACTAAACCATTTACAAAAGAAGCTTTAAAAGGAGCCGTTAGTAAAGCATTTTCTCAAAAACCTAATAGAAATACACCTAAAACAAATAGTAATAATAGTTATGGAGACATTATTGGGCAATCTAATGCAATAAAGAAAGTTACAGAAGTTATAGATAGAGTTAAGAATAATAAAGCCACTGTTTTTATATCTGGCGAAAGCGGAACGGGAAAAGAATTAGTAGCGCGTGCCATACACTATATGGGCAAGTATGCAACAGCTCCCTTTATAGCGGTTAATTGTGGTGCTATACCAGAAAATCTTTTAGAATCAGAATTATTTGGATATGTCAAAGGAGCCTTTACAGGAGCAAATGAGAGTAGAAGAGGTTATTTTCAAGCCGCAAATAAAGGGACTATTTTTTTAGATGAAATTGGTAATGCCTCTATGGCTACACAATTACGATTATTGCGGGTGTTACAAGAAAAAGAAGTAACTAGAGTTGGGGCTCAAAAAGCAGAACCTATAGATGTACGTGTTATTGCTGCAACAAATATAGATTTAAAAGATTTAATTAGTAAATCTAAGTTTCGAGAAGATTTGTATTATAGGCTAACTGTAGTAGAAATACCTGTACCAGCATTGCGTCATAGGATTGAGGATTTAAAACTTTTAATAGATAAATTTTTATTCAAGTATGGTGTAGAATATAAAGACAGGTTAGTAACCATATCTCCAGAAGCATTAAGTATATTAGAGCGTTACAGGTGGCCCGGGAATATTAGAGAGTTAGAAAATGTTATACAACGAGCAGTAATTATGTGCGATAAACAAATAACTGTTTCAGATCTACCAAATCATTTAAAATATACCATTACTTTTTCAGAAGACCAAACAGAGTTGTTGCCATTAAAAACTATTGAAAAACAATACATCTTAAAAGTATTAAAAGCTACCAATAATAATAAAACCAAAGCCGCAAAAATTCTTCAAATAGACAGGAAAACTTTAAGCGAAAAAATTAAATAA